Proteins found in one Butyricicoccus intestinisimiae genomic segment:
- a CDS encoding ABC transporter substrate-binding protein, translated as MMRRLNYLFGFLLLGVCFLLTGCGSSAQKSASDFSDWKPTGSMELQYANQFSVDYYDGGYALITIAKQNQYLLVPEGKQAPQGLSSSITVLQQPLDNIYLAASSAMDLFDGLDALPAIAMTSTAEKDWSLPHVTQAMQQGRLQYVGKYNAPDYETLLTKNCQLAIESTMITHNPEVKEQLEKVNIPVLVEHSSYESHPMGRMEWIKLYGLLLGKTDEAEKFFDEKVRQLNEMQAADTGKTVAFFYISSTGSVNVRKPGDYVSKMIDMAGGSYVPTAQQLKVDDNALSTMNMQMEAFYAAAKDADYIIYNSTIEGDLQTISQLTQKSSLLKDFKAVQTGNVWCTEKNMFQQTTGAADMIADLNRIVTGQADQTDQLTFLHRLK; from the coding sequence ATGATGCGAAGATTGAACTATTTGTTCGGCTTTTTGCTGCTCGGCGTGTGTTTTTTGCTGACCGGCTGCGGCAGCAGTGCGCAGAAGTCCGCTTCCGATTTTTCCGACTGGAAGCCGACCGGAAGCATGGAGCTGCAGTATGCGAACCAATTTTCCGTCGATTACTATGACGGCGGTTACGCGCTGATTACCATTGCAAAACAGAATCAGTATTTGCTCGTGCCGGAAGGCAAGCAGGCGCCGCAGGGACTGAGCAGTAGCATTACGGTGCTGCAGCAGCCGCTGGACAATATCTATCTGGCGGCATCGTCTGCGATGGATTTGTTTGACGGCTTGGATGCGCTGCCCGCGATTGCCATGACCAGCACCGCGGAAAAGGATTGGAGCCTGCCGCATGTGACGCAGGCGATGCAGCAGGGCAGGCTGCAGTATGTCGGCAAGTACAATGCGCCGGATTATGAGACGCTGCTGACGAAAAACTGTCAGCTTGCCATAGAATCGACCATGATTACCCACAATCCGGAAGTGAAGGAACAGCTGGAAAAGGTGAATATTCCGGTGCTTGTCGAGCATTCCAGCTATGAATCGCATCCGATGGGACGCATGGAATGGATCAAGCTGTATGGCCTGCTGCTCGGAAAGACGGACGAAGCAGAAAAGTTTTTTGATGAAAAAGTCCGGCAGCTGAACGAGATGCAGGCGGCGGATACCGGCAAAACGGTTGCGTTTTTCTACATCAGCTCGACGGGCTCTGTCAATGTCCGCAAGCCGGGAGACTATGTCTCCAAGATGATTGACATGGCGGGCGGCTCGTATGTGCCGACGGCACAGCAGCTCAAAGTGGATGACAACGCGCTGTCCACGATGAATATGCAGATGGAAGCCTTTTATGCGGCGGCAAAAGATGCCGATTATATCATCTACAACAGCACGATTGAGGGAGATTTGCAGACCATCAGCCAGCTGACGCAAAAAAGCAGCCTGCTCAAAGATTTCAAAGCGGTGCAGACCGGAAATGTCTGGTGCACAGAGAAAAACATGTTTCAGCAGACGACCGGCGCGGCGGATATGATTGCAGACCTCAACCGCATTGTGACGGGACAGGCGGATCAGACCGACCAATTGACCTTTTTGCATCGGCTGAAATGA